A genomic stretch from Hemicordylus capensis ecotype Gifberg chromosome 5, rHemCap1.1.pri, whole genome shotgun sequence includes:
- the LOC128326509 gene encoding uncharacterized protein LOC128326509 isoform X2 yields the protein MDKDFTPSPHRIQRCIPTLGTSSNPSRIPGLSSRSLGAGGLAAFSPILKKDTCLNSFMQDSTRQIPLAKGRGLSRLNSRLGPPKPPRSHELSTSYPLPTTSQFPQWTATNGVTPRKLSSLSFTFRQGSSASPPGQQLLLHSMAKREFQKVHLRKEALGRGGALPVPGPQPLSGLQTSHIVQSCTHAQTTTLNHESEDHISETEMPDSQRSLTPADPPPSFPQPHPQTIGKDPTNSSLKAAVKEDISSNDRSGIPKDIYTLQDLDGSGKILLPLPQEYLERQDAMGSLFMADSMMSPVTNATGFECKSRRDHLPVCVCVCACVCVGGFLF from the coding sequence ATGGATAAGGACTTTACGCCTTCCCCTCACAGGATCCAAAGGTGTATTCCAACCTTAGGAACCTCATCCAATCCCAGCCGTATCCCAGGACTCTCAAGTCGCTCCCTTGGAGCTGGGGGACTGGCAGCTTTCAGCCCCATCTTGAAAAAAGACACTTGCCTCAATTCTTTCATGCAGGACTCCACCAGGCAAATCCCCTTGGCAAAGGGCAGAGGGCTTTCCAGACTGAATTCCAGGCTTGGGCCTCCAAAACCACCACGTAGCCACGAGCTTTCCACATCATATCCACTTCCCACGACATCCCAGTTTCCTCAGTGGACAGCAACTAACGGTGTGACACCACGGAAATTAAGTTCTCTCTCATTTACTTTTCGCCAGGGCAGCAGTGCCTCTCCACCTGGACAACAACTCCTCTTACACTCTATGGCAAAGAGAGAATTCCAGAAGGTTCATTTGAGAAAGGAAgcattggggaggggaggagcattGCCTGTACCAGGTCCGCAGCCATTATCTGGATTACAAACCTCTCACATAGTTCAGAGCTGTACACATGCCCAAACCACCACTCTCAACCATGAAAGTGAAGACCATATCTCAGAAACAGAAATGCCAGATTCCCAGAGAAGTTTGACCCCTGCTGACCCGCCACCATCATTTCCTCAGCCACATCCACAAACCATAGGAAAAGATCCCACAAATTCATCTCTGAAGGCAGCTGTTAAAGAGGATATTTCTTCCAATGACAGATCTGGCATTCCAAAAGACATATACACACTCCAAGATTTAGATGGATCTGGAAAGATTTTACTTCCCCTTCCACAGGAGTATCTTGAGAGACAAGATGCAATGGGCAGCCTTTTTATGGCAGATTCCATGATGTCTCCTGTGACAAATGCAACTGGGTTTGAATGTAAGTCCAGACGTGATCAcctgccggtgtgtgtgtgtgtgtgtgcgtgtgtgtgtgtgggggggtttctTTTCTAA
- the LOC128326509 gene encoding uncharacterized protein LOC128326509 isoform X1 gives MDKSTCPWKILAALNLICFQEFRMDKDFTPSPHRIQRCIPTLGTSSNPSRIPGLSSRSLGAGGLAAFSPILKKDTCLNSFMQDSTRQIPLAKGRGLSRLNSRLGPPKPPRSHELSTSYPLPTTSQFPQWTATNGVTPRKLSSLSFTFRQGSSASPPGQQLLLHSMAKREFQKVHLRKEALGRGGALPVPGPQPLSGLQTSHIVQSCTHAQTTTLNHESEDHISETEMPDSQRSLTPADPPPSFPQPHPQTIGKDPTNSSLKAAVKEDISSNDRSGIPKDIYTLQDLDGSGKILLPLPQEYLERQDAMGSLFMADSMMSPVTNATGFECKSRRDHLPVCVCVCACVCVGGFLF, from the exons ATGGACAAGTCCACATGTCCGTGGAAAATccttgctgcactgaatttaatttgtttCCAG GAATTCAGAATGGATAAGGACTTTACGCCTTCCCCTCACAGGATCCAAAGGTGTATTCCAACCTTAGGAACCTCATCCAATCCCAGCCGTATCCCAGGACTCTCAAGTCGCTCCCTTGGAGCTGGGGGACTGGCAGCTTTCAGCCCCATCTTGAAAAAAGACACTTGCCTCAATTCTTTCATGCAGGACTCCACCAGGCAAATCCCCTTGGCAAAGGGCAGAGGGCTTTCCAGACTGAATTCCAGGCTTGGGCCTCCAAAACCACCACGTAGCCACGAGCTTTCCACATCATATCCACTTCCCACGACATCCCAGTTTCCTCAGTGGACAGCAACTAACGGTGTGACACCACGGAAATTAAGTTCTCTCTCATTTACTTTTCGCCAGGGCAGCAGTGCCTCTCCACCTGGACAACAACTCCTCTTACACTCTATGGCAAAGAGAGAATTCCAGAAGGTTCATTTGAGAAAGGAAgcattggggaggggaggagcattGCCTGTACCAGGTCCGCAGCCATTATCTGGATTACAAACCTCTCACATAGTTCAGAGCTGTACACATGCCCAAACCACCACTCTCAACCATGAAAGTGAAGACCATATCTCAGAAACAGAAATGCCAGATTCCCAGAGAAGTTTGACCCCTGCTGACCCGCCACCATCATTTCCTCAGCCACATCCACAAACCATAGGAAAAGATCCCACAAATTCATCTCTGAAGGCAGCTGTTAAAGAGGATATTTCTTCCAATGACAGATCTGGCATTCCAAAAGACATATACACACTCCAAGATTTAGATGGATCTGGAAAGATTTTACTTCCCCTTCCACAGGAGTATCTTGAGAGACAAGATGCAATGGGCAGCCTTTTTATGGCAGATTCCATGATGTCTCCTGTGACAAATGCAACTGGGTTTGAATGTAAGTCCAGACGTGATCAcctgccggtgtgtgtgtgtgtgtgtgcgtgtgtgtgtgtgggggggtttctTTTCTAA